The window TCTTTCCATCCTTTTCGTCCATCTCAACAAGCGCCTTTGCAAGCCGGATATCATCATCCGCAACTCCCTTGATCCTGACTCCGTACTTTGCGCAGAGGAAGGTATTATAAATAACCCCTCCGAGGATAAGCCGGTCCACCTTCTCATATATTGCGTAGAGGGGACCTATCTTTGTGTCATACTTTGCACCTGCTACAATTGCAAGGAACGGCCTTTCAGGGTTCAGCACCCTGTCAAGATTTATAAGCTCCTGCTGCATCAGAAAGCCTGCATACGACGGGAGATACCCGGTAATATCGAATGTGGAGGCATGGGGCTGCCAGGAACCGAAGGCATCATTAACGTAGATATCCGCAAGTCCCGCAAGCTGCAGTGCAAAGTGCTTTCTCGGTTCTCCCTCTGCCTCTTCTCCCTGAAACCACCTGGTGTTTGGAAGGTAAATACCGCCGATCTTTCTCCCCCGCAGGTCCTTGATGGCAAGGTTAACGGATGTATCGATACCGGGAATGCCCCTGCCTTCCACAATGGGAAAGCCCGGGATGTGAATTTTGGTATGGAGCTTCTGCTGCAGGTATTCAACTATGGGTCTGACGGACTCACCCTCCCGGCAGTTTATCCTGCCCTCCTTGTCCCTCGGCCTTCCCACGTGGGTCATCATCACGGGCCGCCCACCGCGCTCAACAATATTAAACAGGGTGCCTATCGTCCTGTCTATCCTGAAGGGGTCGCGGATCTCCCCGTCTTTTACAACATTGTGGTCGAACCTGATCAGGACCACCTTTCCTTCCAGGTCAGCGTCCTGGATGAGCGGCAACCCGGGATTAAGACCTTCCCTTTCCATGTTAAACCTCCTTTATTCGGGATCCGGCAATAAGCAGTCCTGACTTATCGCTTAAGACAATGCTTTTCGGCAGTTCCTGTCTCATTTCGCAGCATCCGTGAAACTCGTCTTCCCGGGGTTCCCGAAACAAGTTCGGGATCACGGCTGTGGAGGCTTCATCCCGAGGCTGTCTCATAATCGTCTCTCTGAATCCGCTTCAAGGATATAATACAAAAATTTGGTTCTTTCGTGTTTTAGTTGAAGAGAGGCTTGAAATTCAACTCAACATTAACCACAACGCCCAAATGTCATTCCGGCTTGTCCTGAATCGTTCAAAGGGCAGAGGGCAGGGGGGTCGTTATTCCGTCATTCCGGCTTGTCCGGAATCCTTCTTAACGAACGATTCCGGACAAGCCGGAATGAAGGACCGATCGAGTGTTTTTAACTTTTTTACGAATGGACCTGAAGTTTCATCTCTTTTCACCGACAATTCCGGCACGAGAACGAGGGCACGGCTTTGTGTTAAAATTACGAGGATGCCGGCTGAAAGCCCCAATCCTCGTTCGGGGAGCTTCACTGAAAACCTGCGGTTCCGGAGGCAGTCATATGACGAAAGAGAGGGCGGACCTTATCATAAAGGGAGAATACATCCTGACCATGACAGGTGGAGAGTCCCTGATCATAAACGGCGCTTTAGCAGTAAGGGACAAGAGGATACTTGCCGTGGGCAGGGAGGAGGAGATAAACAGCGCCTACACTGCCGACGATACCATCGGCGGTAAGGGAAAGGCGGTTATGCCCGGGTTTGTAAACACCCACACCCACGCTGCGATGGTCTATTTCAGGGGCATGGCGGATGACCTTCCCCTTAAGGTATGGCTTGAGGAGTATATCTGGCCTGCAGAGGCAAAGTGGCTCGGTGAGGAGTTCGTCGGGGATGCCACCGAGCTTGCATGTCTTGAGATGATAAAGGCAGGCATTACGCTTTACAATGATATGTACTTCTTTGAGGACGCCTCGGCAGAGGCCGTGGGAAGGGCCGGCATGAGGGCGGTGCTTGCCTCAGGCATACTCGACTTTCCCTCTGCCGCTGCCGGCACAAGGAAGGAATATCTGGAAAGGGCTGAGGAGTTCATCCTGAGATGGAGGGACGACGACCTGATAACCCCCGCAATTGCCCCCCATGCCCCGTACACCTGCAGTCCGGACACCTACGCTATGGCGCTGGAAATGGCTCGGAAGTACGATACCCCCGTACATACGCACCTCTGTGAAACGGAGTGGGAGGTAGAGGAGATCAGGAAGAGATATGGAAGGACCCCCATCGAGCATCTTGATGCCCACGGTCTCCTGTCAGGCAGGATGCTGGCGGCACATGTGGTATGCCCTGCAGAGGGAGAGATTGAAATACTTGCAGAAAGGGGGGTAAGCGTTTCACACTGCCTTGAGAGCAACCTCAAGCTTGCCTCGGGCATCGCACCTGTTGTAAGGATGCTGAACTCAGGCGTTAATGTCACATTCGGGACAGACGGGGCTGCAAGCAACAACGACCTTGACATAATGAGTGAAATGTCCACAGCGGCGAAGCTTCACAAGGCCGTCTCGGGTGACCCTACTGCGCTTTCTGCAAGAACAGCCCTGATGATGGCAACACGGTGGGGCGCAGAGGCGCTGGGGCTCGGTGACCGTGTGGGAAGCATTCAAGCGGGTAAGCTTGCCGACCTCATAGTTATTGACATTAACAAACCCCATCTTATCCCCATTTATGATATATACTCCCACCTGGTTTACTCTGCCAGATCCTCAGACGTGGAGGATGTCATTATCAATGGAAAGTTGGTCCTCAATGGTCGCAAGACTACCACCCTCTCTGCCGAGGCCGTATTCTCAAAGGCAAGGCAGTGGAAGGATAGGATTATTTCACCCTGATTTGCGGCATTCCACAGATCCCCGGCATAATTTGTCACACCTGTTATAACATCACTTGTCACCCCGACCTGTTTACACTATATATTGTGTTTTGTCTTATACTCCACACACCATGGCTTGTATCATTCCGTTCGTTTCCGTGGAACATATCTTGCATTATCGTATTCCGATATCGGGGGGGGAACATGACATAACATAACATAATGTAACATAATGTAACATGACATAACATAACATAATGTAATGTAATGTAATGTAATGTAATGTAATGTTGATATTCTCGTAAAAAGTCGTCATTCCCGCGAAAGCGGGAATCCAGGAAGAGTGTAACTATCTGAAAAGACTGGATTCCCGTTTCCACGGGAATGACAAAAAAACACTTTTTCAGACTTTTTACGGGTTCATCAATGTTGACAAACTCGTAAAAAGTCCCTGATTGTCACCCTGAACTTGTTTCAGGGTCTCATAACTTCTTGATTTATATAGATTTCCCGAACTTGATTCGGGATTCAGAATGACAGAATACGGTATTTCTGATTTTTTACGAGACTGTCAATGTTTAGAGACTTCTTTATCGGATTTGTAAGGATTCATATCCTCTATCATGCATCCAGGGGACCTGTTTACGGACTCCGGCTGATTGAGGAACTCTCCCGCCACGGATACCGTCTCAGTCCGGGAACGCTCTACCCCATGCTTTCAAGGATGGAAAGAGACGGGTTCCTGACATCAAGGAAGGAGACGGAATCCGGTAGGGTCAGGAAGTATTACAGGATAACCGGAAAGGGGGGAAATGCACTAAAGGAGGCAAAAGAAAAGATTGGCGAACTCGTTAACGAAGTACTTTCTGAGGACCGGGATAAAGGTAGGTGAGAAGGGTTCAACACAACCGGTTAACTGCCGTTAACCGGAAACCATGAGAGGAGGATATTTATGAAGAGGCTGATTGTATTAGGTTTCGTTGTTATGTTTACCATCGCCCTGACAGGCTATTCAGTTGCTGCTGAATATGTGGGGTCATCTGCCTGTTTCAAGTGTCACCCTGATGAGTACAACGACTTTGTGGTCTCAGGCCACCCCTACAAGCTGTCAAAGGCTAAGGACGCAATGAAGAGGCCGATTCCTCTGCCGAAGGGCTACTCCTGGGACGATATCTCCTACGTAATCGGCGGGGCGTACAAGAAGTCCAGGTATATTGATAAGAAGGGGTATATCATTACCGCCGGCAAGGATGGTTCGGACCTGAAAACACAGTATAACATAGAGACAGGCACATGGTCCTATTATCATAAGGGACAGAAAAAACCTTACACATGCGGTGCATGCCATACCACAGGTTACAGGAAGGAGGGGCACCAGGATGGCATGGAGGGAATCAAAGGCACATGGGCCTTCCCCGGCATCCAGTGCGAGGCATGTCATGGTCCGGGGGGTGACCATGTAAAGAGTGGTGGCAAGACCGGGATGAAGGTCGATACCTCGGCAGCAGCGTGCGGTAAGTGCCATGTCAGGGGTAACCCGGCGAAGGTTCCTGCAAAGAAGGGGTTTATCAGGCATCACGAACAGTATCCGGAACTCCTGGCAGGACCCCATAAGGATCTTGACTGCGTTACCTGTCACAACCCACACAAGAAATACAAGTTCAGCATCAAGATGGAGTGTTCGTCCTGTCACCACGCCCAGACATCCGCCTTCAAGGGGAGCGTCATGGAGCAGGTAGGGGTTGAGTGCAAGGACTGCCATATGCCGAGGGCAACCAAGTCAGCGGTGAAATACGGGAAATACTCAGGCGACATCAGGACACACATATTCAGGATCAACACCGATGCAAATGCCGATATGTTTTATTCGGAAAAGGTAAAAGGCAAGAAGAAGACCTTTGCCAGGGGGTTCGTTACCCTTGATTTTGCCTGTCTGAACTGCCATAAGAACAAGGACAGGAAATGGGCGGCTTCAAAGGCAAAGGGGATACACACCTACGGTAAGTGAATAACACCTGAAGACGGAGCAGAGAAAAAGGGGAGCGGGTTCGCTCCCCTTTTCTTTCCGTTAATCCCTACCTCTTCAGGTTTACAAGTTCCTGGAGGAGGTCATCCGTGGTGGTAATGATCCTTGAATTCGCCTGAAACCCCCTCTGGGAGGAGATCATTTTTATAAACTCCTCGGCAAGATCTACGTTGCTCAGCTCGAGTGTGTTGCTCAGAACCCTTCCAAGCCCGCCTGAATCGGCACCGCTTATGATCGCCTGCCCGGAGTTGTACGACTCGGCATAAAGATTGCCGCCAAGCTTTGTCAGTTCTGTGGGGGCGGCAAACTTTGCAAGGGCGATTTGTCCGATAACCCTTGTCTGACCGTTAGTGAACACCCCTGTTATTGTCCCGTCCTGCTCGATATTCAGATTCTTCAGGGACCCCGATGAATAACCGTCCTGTGAGAGATTCATGACCGCAAACTCGGATGAAAACTGGGTTGTACCGTCAAATCCCGTACCTGCCGGTGTTTCTCCGGTGCCGGTCCCGTAGTCAAAAGTAACATCCTGGGGTGATGTAACGGCAGTACCGAAGTCGAAACTTATGGCCGTGGAAGAATTGTCATCAACCAGTTCACCGTCGGTCCCGAAACTGATGTCCTGAGTCCCGGCTTCAAGATACTGTCCCGCATTTGCGGGGTCTTCATATACGTAGTGGGCCTCCCAGGTGTTGTCGGCAGTCTTGACGTAGTAGGCGGTGACGTCATGTGAACTTCCCTGGGAATCATAAACGGTTAACTGTGTAGTGTAACTGAAGTTTGCCGGATCATCGTTCGTACCGTCGCCGTTGCCGTCAAGGGTGAAGGCTGTGCCGACTATATCAGCCCTGGCATCGAGGTTTACCACCACGTCCGCCGATGATGTAGCGTTTGCAGCAGAGGCCTGCGAGCTGACGGTTATGTCACCGACCGTCCCCGTAATGTTCCCTGAGGAATCGGCTGCATAGCCCTGGAGGGCGAATCCGTCGGGATTTACGATCCTTCCGTTTTCATCGAGCGCAAACTGCCCGGCCCGGGAATAGTACATTCCGAGTCCGTCGCTTACAATAAAGAATCCCTCTCCGTCAATCGCCATATCGAGGGCGCTTGAGGTTGTCTCAAAAGACCCCTGTGTAAAAAGGGGCGACACATCGGACACAAGCACACCACGGCCGACCTGTGAGCCACCTGCAGCGCCTGTTATGGTTTGGCTCAGGACATCCCCGAAGGCTATCCTGCTTGCCTTGTAACCAACGGTATTCATGTTGGCAATGTTATCGCCTATCACCGACAGTGAAAGACCGTTTGCATTGAGACCACTAATTGCTGAAAAGAGTGCTGTTAACATTTCAGGCACCTCCTCCTTTTATCTCCTTAATCTCTCCGAGGGAAACCCTCTCGCCGTTTTCAAGTTCAAGATATGTTATACCGTTATCAAAGGTAATCCCCGTCACCCTCGACTCCGTGTTTGTTGAGACCTCAACCGTATTACCATCGCCGTCCTTAGCCTGGAACTCATAGGTGTATGTGCCCTCGGGGACGGTATTCCCGTTATTGTCCCTTCCATCCCATGTGCAGGTCCCGTCACCGGATTCAGAGGACCCGAGATCTACAGACCTCACAAGTGTGCCCGATTGATCATAGATATTCAGCTTAAGCTCGGCCGCTGCCTCGGGCAGGGAGTATGAAATCGTCACGTCACTGCCGTTGTAATCAATGCCGGTTCCATCCACAACAACGGTCCTGCCTATCAGGTTGGTTGCAAGTGCATTGTTCAGCGAGTTTTGATATATCAGGATACCTGAGAGGTTAGTGTTTATATCCAGGAGTTGCTCAAGTGAACTGAACTGCGCAAGTTGTGCAGTGAACTCGGTACTCTTGAGGGGATTCAGGGGATCCTGAAAACGCAACTGTGTTGTAAAGAGCTTCAAGAACTCCTTCCTGCCTATCGTCTGGTCGATTGTGCTCATACAAATCCTCCTCTCATTGTTAGACCCTGATACTCAGGGTGCTCATTCCGGTATCGCTCCTGCCTCCGTCTTCAGCGCCCGGCTCCTTCATAGCAGCAGTCTTGTTATTGCCGCCACCGCTGCCTCCCCTCTTGCCGTCATCCTTCAGGAGGAAGGAGAATCGCCCCGATGTCCAGCCGTCCCCCGAGAGTGAATCAAAGAGTTGGGACATGTTGTTCTGGATCGAAAGCAGGCTGTGAATCCTCTCAACAGCAAACTCGGCTCTGAGATGGCCGTCCTTTATCCCTACGGTAAGGTCTATCTTGCCGAGGCCATCGGGTCTGATTGTGAGCTTCACCCGGTTGCTGCCTGCCTGTGATTCCTTGACCATGAATTCCTCATCAGGAACGTCCGGAACATCCCTGGTTTCAGCAGACCCGGAGACTGAGAGGTTCATTTCACGGTGACCGCCGCCACTTACGTCTCTGTGACCTGCGATATTCAGAATACCGTCTCCTTTTTCCGGCGCGGATATATCACTATTCTGTCCATTACCCTGACCATCGGGTTCGGGCATCAAGCCTTTAACGGTTTGTTCAGGTGAAGAACCACCGTCATTACCGGAAAGCGGTTCATTGGAGACCTGAACCTTATTATTAGACAGACCGGCCGGAACCCCTGAGTCCTTCCGTCCCGGATCAACTCCCCCGGTCTTTCCATGGGAAGACCCTGTCTGCGGGCCTGCATCGCCGTCGCTCTCCGTTTTTATCCCTCCCTCCTTTCCGGTCACCGGGAGTTCAGCTAAATCCCCGGATACCCTGGATACCCCTCCTTTATCCCCTGCTGAAACCTCATCTCCGGTTGTATCGACCTCTTCCGCGGCTCCTTCCAGCCCGGCCTGAGCCTTTACCCCGGGCAGACCTTCAGGAAGCTGACAAACCCTCTGTTCAGAAACCGCCCTGACGTGATAACCGCTGTTTTCAGTACCGCCTTTCAACCCCGGGAGAGACGGCGGTTCCGGAAACTCAATATCAGGGATACTCAAGGAATTCCAGTGCATGGACGGACTCAATGCCTCAACCTTCCCTGGCGGATCATCTCCCTGAAGTCCTTTTTTTTCACGGTCTCCATTATCAGAGGATTCAGTGTCTTTATCCATACCGAAGACGGCAGCCTGGATGTTGCCGCTTCCGCTGGATTTCTCCGCCTGGAGATTCAGGGCGGCGATGATAAGACCGAAAAGGCCTCCCCCGGCATTCACTGCCTCTGCACCAATCACCCGGGGCATATTACCGCCGTTGACGGGGGTTGCGGCTGTTACGCCGATCAGGTTAGGGAACATCCCGGCGGATCCTCCTGCATCTTATTTCCTTTGACGGATGATTCACGCACATGAATAACCAAGAATCATGCCAGGACAATGACGGGTGAAAAGGGCCTGCATTCAGGCTTTTGGGAATTTTTCAAAAATGGGAAGAGACCTTTTTTCCTGTGGTGGGAAAAAATTACTTGTTCATAATTCCGACTACCTTCTCAAGACCCTGAATCCTTGTGATCTCCTCGGTGTATCCGGCAGCCCTTTCAGGGTCCATAAGGGATAGGATCTTTGCCGCCTTTCTGGCCTTCATGTTTGAGAGGATCCTGACGACCAGCCTTTTCCTGACATCCTCGAGCCTTACAGCCGCATCCCCGGGGTCCATCTTCTCGTAGGTCTTTACTACAAGATCCATCCTTTCCTTCTTCTCCCTCTCTATCTTTTTCAGGATGTTATCCATTTCTGCAAGTATCCGCTCATCCCGCCTGATCTTTTTGTTTATCATCTTCTCAAGGCCCTGGAGTTCCTTCTCCTTTGCCTTAAGCTCCCGGTCCTTCATCTCAAGCTCGACCTTCTTGTTCTGAAGGTAGTGAAGCAGGTCATCCCCGGCATAACTCAGGGACTGCATGAGAGGAATGAGTATAATTATTAACGCAACGTACCTCATCTCTTGTGCCTACGCAGGGATATAAAGTCGAGTTCCTTACGCTGAACCCTCTTATCTGCTCTGACTTCCTCTGAGATGTGTCTCTCCCTCAACTTCTCCACAACCATTTTCTCCTTGTATACACTAACCAGTTTCTCCCTCTTGTCCTTCAACTCCTGAAGTCTCTTGAATATCGACTCCCTCTCCCTGCCCATCCTCTCGTTCATGCCCTCCATATAGGCATGGAAGCTCCTTAGGAGGTCGGGCCTTAAAACATCGCTCTTATGTCTATCCCTGAACTCATCAAGGTGGAGTGCAAATTCACTCTCCATCATCCGGAGCCTCTCTTCATGATCGTTGATCACCCTCTGTATACTGGTGATTTCCGTCTCTATCTGATCCTTCTTCCAGCCCTTAAGTTTCAATATACTGTTTAATGATTCCAGCCTCATCTCATTATCTCCTCCGAACCTCATCCGTAACACCCCTGAACCTGCACTTCAGTCCTCCCGCCGGGTACACTCCATTACATTGCACCTTGCCGAAAGCCCCGACCTTTGGTCGGAGAGCTTGACTCAGTTCCCGGGGACCTGCCGGTCATCGTCAAAAAGCATATAAAGCCCCTGAACACTGTCCGCCATATCGCGGTTATCATTGATATCCTGCCTCATGTAGTGCCTGAGTCTGTCGATCATTGCTATTGCCCTGTCAATATCCATGTTGGTGCCTTCCTTGTAAGCGCCGATATTTATCATATCCTCGTACTTCTTGTATGTCGAAAGCACCTCTATAAACTTCATTGCCTTGTCCTTGTGATCCTCGTCCACAATATCGAGCATGAGCCTGCTGACGCTCTTAAGCACATCGATTGCAGGATACTGGCCCTGCATGGCAAGCTCCCTTGTCAGGATAATATGACCGTCGAGGACGGACATTGCGGCATCGGCAACGGGATCCGTGAGGTCGTCACCCTCGACCAGAACGGTGTACAATCCCGTAATGCTGCCTGTCCCTGCTGATGTGCCAACCCGTTCAAGGAGCCTCGGAAGGAGTGTGAAGACCGAGGGAGTATAGCCCTTTGTCGTGGGGGGCTCTCCTATTGCAAGACCCACCTCTCTCTGCGCCATAGAGACCCTTGTAAGGGAGTCCATC of the bacterium BMS3Abin08 genome contains:
- a CDS encoding hypothetical protein (NapC/NirT cytochrome c family, N-terminal region), translated to MKRLIVLGFVVMFTIALTGYSVAAEYVGSSACFKCHPDEYNDFVVSGHPYKLSKAKDAMKRPIPLPKGYSWDDISYVIGGAYKKSRYIDKKGYIITAGKDGSDLKTQYNIETGTWSYYHKGQKKPYTCGACHTTGYRKEGHQDGMEGIKGTWAFPGIQCEACHGPGGDHVKSGGKTGMKVDTSAAACGKCHVRGNPAKVPAKKGFIRHHEQYPELLAGPHKDLDCVTCHNPHKKYKFSIKMECSSCHHAQTSAFKGSVMEQVGVECKDCHMPRATKSAVKYGKYSGDIRTHIFRINTDANADMFYSEKVKGKKKTFARGFVTLDFACLNCHKNKDRKWAASKAKGIHTYGK
- a CDS encoding lineage-specific thermal regulator protein, whose amino-acid sequence is MFRDFFIGFVRIHILYHASRGPVYGLRLIEELSRHGYRLSPGTLYPMLSRMERDGFLTSRKETESGRVRKYYRITGKGGNALKEAKEKIGELVNEVLSEDRDKGR
- the flgE gene encoding flagellar hook protein FlgE, producing the protein MLTALFSAISGLNANGLSLSVIGDNIANMNTVGYKASRIAFGDVLSQTITGAAGGSQVGRGVLVSDVSPLFTQGSFETTSSALDMAIDGEGFFIVSDGLGMYYSRAGQFALDENGRIVNPDGFALQGYAADSSGNITGTVGDITVSSQASAANATSSADVVVNLDARADIVGTAFTLDGNGDGTNDDPANFSYTTQLTVYDSQGSSHDVTAYYVKTADNTWEAHYVYEDPANAGQYLEAGTQDISFGTDGELVDDNSSTAISFDFGTAVTSPQDVTFDYGTGTGETPAGTGFDGTTQFSSEFAVMNLSQDGYSSGSLKNLNIEQDGTITGVFTNGQTRVIGQIALAKFAAPTELTKLGGNLYAESYNSGQAIISGADSGGLGRVLSNTLELSNVDLAEEFIKMISSQRGFQANSRIITTTDDLLQELVNLKR
- a CDS encoding flagellar hook-length control protein FliK yields the protein MFPNLIGVTAATPVNGGNMPRVIGAEAVNAGGGLFGLIIAALNLQAEKSSGSGNIQAAVFGMDKDTESSDNGDREKKGLQGDDPPGKVEALSPSMHWNSLSIPDIEFPEPPSLPGLKGGTENSGYHVRAVSEQRVCQLPEGLPGVKAQAGLEGAAEEVDTTGDEVSAGDKGGVSRVSGDLAELPVTGKEGGIKTESDGDAGPQTGSSHGKTGGVDPGRKDSGVPAGLSNNKVQVSNEPLSGNDGGSSPEQTVKGLMPEPDGQGNGQNSDISAPEKGDGILNIAGHRDVSGGGHREMNLSVSGSAETRDVPDVPDEEFMVKESQAGSNRVKLTIRPDGLGKIDLTVGIKDGHLRAEFAVERIHSLLSIQNNMSQLFDSLSGDGWTSGRFSFLLKDDGKRGGSGGGNNKTAAMKEPGAEDGGRSDTGMSTLSIRV
- the pgk gene encoding phosphoglycerate kinase, which encodes MEREGLNPGLPLIQDADLEGKVVLIRFDHNVVKDGEIRDPFRIDRTIGTLFNIVERGGRPVMMTHVGRPRDKEGRINCREGESVRPIVEYLQQKLHTKIHIPGFPIVEGRGIPGIDTSVNLAIKDLRGRKIGGIYLPNTRWFQGEEAEGEPRKHFALQLAGLADIYVNDAFGSWQPHASTFDITGYLPSYAGFLMQQELINLDRVLNPERPFLAIVAGAKYDTKIGPLYAIYEKVDRLILGGVIYNTFLCAKYGVRIKGVADDDIRLAKALVEMDEKDGKIVELPYVVESDTLEGRIEGRYRTLSINDFKAGETYGYILDIDPESFKEPRVADVLNGARTIFTNAVMGFTPHFTDGSQALDHTIDMNRDAMKIYGGGDTLQEFKNLCPGLYLSVMDNAKYYFFTGGGTVLTAIEQGSPYGLKPVQALIESWKAPNP
- the flgD gene encoding basal-body rod modification protein FlgD; this encodes MSTIDQTIGRKEFLKLFTTQLRFQDPLNPLKSTEFTAQLAQFSSLEQLLDINTNLSGILIYQNSLNNALATNLIGRTVVVDGTGIDYNGSDVTISYSLPEAAAELKLNIYDQSGTLVRSVDLGSSESGDGTCTWDGRDNNGNTVPEGTYTYEFQAKDGDGNTVEVSTNTESRVTGITFDNGITYLELENGERVSLGEIKEIKGGGA
- a CDS encoding flagellar FliJ protein, producing MRLESLNSILKLKGWKKDQIETEITSIQRVINDHEERLRMMESEFALHLDEFRDRHKSDVLRPDLLRSFHAYMEGMNERMGRERESIFKRLQELKDKREKLVSVYKEKMVVEKLRERHISEEVRADKRVQRKELDFISLRRHKR
- the mtaD gene encoding 5-methylthioadenosine/S-adenosylhomocysteine deaminase, with translation MTKERADLIIKGEYILTMTGGESLIINGALAVRDKRILAVGREEEINSAYTADDTIGGKGKAVMPGFVNTHTHAAMVYFRGMADDLPLKVWLEEYIWPAEAKWLGEEFVGDATELACLEMIKAGITLYNDMYFFEDASAEAVGRAGMRAVLASGILDFPSAAAGTRKEYLERAEEFILRWRDDDLITPAIAPHAPYTCSPDTYAMALEMARKYDTPVHTHLCETEWEVEEIRKRYGRTPIEHLDAHGLLSGRMLAAHVVCPAEGEIEILAERGVSVSHCLESNLKLASGIAPVVRMLNSGVNVTFGTDGAASNNDLDIMSEMSTAAKLHKAVSGDPTALSARTALMMATRWGAEALGLGDRVGSIQAGKLADLIVIDINKPHLIPIYDIYSHLVYSARSSDVEDVIINGKLVLNGRKTTTLSAEAVFSKARQWKDRIISP